One window of Amaranthus tricolor cultivar Red isolate AtriRed21 chromosome 11, ASM2621246v1, whole genome shotgun sequence genomic DNA carries:
- the LOC130827285 gene encoding trihelix transcription factor PTL-like isoform X2, with the protein MGLGRMVMLEEHGYQRTGKKCREKFENLYKYYKKTKEGKAGRQDGKHYRFFKQLDALFGENHPLNSDNTHQISEIITSFNKNPTIPTNLGTFENHPLSCPPSVSLSNSSNYDTSSLDDIIREKKKKRGKGSWKAKIKEFLDHQMRKIMEKQEDWVEKMMKIMENREKERIEREEQWRKQEIERMEKEYKFWANERAWIEARDLVIKSALEKISNDHHHHGFDHDHDENQWLESEVTRLIQLRSSMESRFQQCGFLEDVLWEDIGAKMSFVGYDRSGIVCKGKWDSIINNKYFQEKDNNLIIRDINEVKKKRKENYGEVSNTNNDYNNNNNNNNNNNNNNNNNNNSDHNNEGCGGIEGLYMNHHLGSLSTNCEFNNNNNNPRLQLNEGSSSLSSHNSNVNQRIMG; encoded by the exons ATGGGGTTGGGTCGGAT GGTAATGTTGGAGGAGCATGGATATCAAAGAACAGGCAAAAAATGCAGGGAAAAGTTCGAAAATTTGTACAAATACTACAAGAAAACTAAGGAAGGTAAAGCAGGAAGACAAGATGGAAAACACTATAGATTTTTCAAACAACTTGATGCACTCTTTGGAGAAAATCACCCATTAAATTCAGATAATACCCACCAAATTTCTGAAATTATTACTTCTTTTAACAAAAACCCAACAATCCCAACTAATTTGGGAACATTTGAAAACCATCCCTTAAGCTGTCCTCCAAGTGTAAGCCTCTCAAATTCATCAAATTATGATACATCCTCTTTAGATGATATTATaagagaaaagaagaaaaagagagGAAAGGGTAGTTGGAAGGCTAAGATAAAAGAGTTTTTAGATCATCAAATGAGGAAAATAATGGAAAAACAAGAAGATTGGGTTgagaaaatgatgaaaataatgGAAAATAGAGAAAAAGAAAGGATTGAAAGGGAAGAACAATGGAGGAAACAAGAAATTGAAAGAATGGAAAAAGAATATAAGTTTTGGGCCAATGAACGGGCTTGGATTGAAGCCCGAGATTTAGTCATCAAATCTGCATTAGAAAAGATAAGcaatgatcatcatcatcatggttttgatcatgatcatgatgaGAATCAATGGTTGGAAAGTGAGGTCACACGGCTTATCCAACTCCGGAGTAGTATGGAATCAAGGTTTCAACAATGTGGGTTTTTAGAGGATGTTTTGTGGGAAGATATTGGTGCAAAAATGTCATTTGTTGGGTATGATAGAAGTGGGATAGTGTGCAAAGGGAAATGGGAtagtattattaataataagtaTTTTCAAGAGAAAGATAATAATCTTATTATTAGGGATATTAATGAGGttaagaagaagagaaaggagAATTATGGAGAGGTTAGTAATactaataatgattataataataataataataataataataataataataataataataataataataataatagtgatcaTAATAATGAAGGTTGTGGTGGAATCGAAGGATTATACATGAATCATCATTTGGGAAGTTTAAGTACTAATTGtgagtttaataataataataataatccaaggCTTCAACTTAATGAAGGTTCATCTTCCCTATCTTCTCACAATTCAAACGTTAATCAGAGAATTATGGGTTGA
- the LOC130827285 gene encoding trihelix transcription factor PTL-like isoform X1 has translation MVLARNMGLGVDHHMLLHNSTKILSTNNIIDVVPNSSGSHGGDGGVVRWPRQETLCLLEVRSKLDHKFKEANQKAPLWDEVARVMLEEHGYQRTGKKCREKFENLYKYYKKTKEGKAGRQDGKHYRFFKQLDALFGENHPLNSDNTHQISEIITSFNKNPTIPTNLGTFENHPLSCPPSVSLSNSSNYDTSSLDDIIREKKKKRGKGSWKAKIKEFLDHQMRKIMEKQEDWVEKMMKIMENREKERIEREEQWRKQEIERMEKEYKFWANERAWIEARDLVIKSALEKISNDHHHHGFDHDHDENQWLESEVTRLIQLRSSMESRFQQCGFLEDVLWEDIGAKMSFVGYDRSGIVCKGKWDSIINNKYFQEKDNNLIIRDINEVKKKRKENYGEVSNTNNDYNNNNNNNNNNNNNNNNNNNSDHNNEGCGGIEGLYMNHHLGSLSTNCEFNNNNNNPRLQLNEGSSSLSSHNSNVNQRIMG, from the exons ATGGTGTTGGCCCGGAACATGGGTTTAGGAGTAGATCATCATATGTTGCTTCATAATTCAACAAAGATTCTATCCACTAATAATATCATAGATGTTGTCCCTAATTCTAGTGGGTCCCATGGTGGTGATGGTGGTGTTGTTAGGTGGCCAAGACAAGAAACTCTTTGTCTTCTTGAAGTTAGATCTAAACTTGACCATAAGTTTAAAGAAGCTAATCAAAAAGCTCCTCTTTGGGATGAAGTTGCTAG GGTAATGTTGGAGGAGCATGGATATCAAAGAACAGGCAAAAAATGCAGGGAAAAGTTCGAAAATTTGTACAAATACTACAAGAAAACTAAGGAAGGTAAAGCAGGAAGACAAGATGGAAAACACTATAGATTTTTCAAACAACTTGATGCACTCTTTGGAGAAAATCACCCATTAAATTCAGATAATACCCACCAAATTTCTGAAATTATTACTTCTTTTAACAAAAACCCAACAATCCCAACTAATTTGGGAACATTTGAAAACCATCCCTTAAGCTGTCCTCCAAGTGTAAGCCTCTCAAATTCATCAAATTATGATACATCCTCTTTAGATGATATTATaagagaaaagaagaaaaagagagGAAAGGGTAGTTGGAAGGCTAAGATAAAAGAGTTTTTAGATCATCAAATGAGGAAAATAATGGAAAAACAAGAAGATTGGGTTgagaaaatgatgaaaataatgGAAAATAGAGAAAAAGAAAGGATTGAAAGGGAAGAACAATGGAGGAAACAAGAAATTGAAAGAATGGAAAAAGAATATAAGTTTTGGGCCAATGAACGGGCTTGGATTGAAGCCCGAGATTTAGTCATCAAATCTGCATTAGAAAAGATAAGcaatgatcatcatcatcatggttttgatcatgatcatgatgaGAATCAATGGTTGGAAAGTGAGGTCACACGGCTTATCCAACTCCGGAGTAGTATGGAATCAAGGTTTCAACAATGTGGGTTTTTAGAGGATGTTTTGTGGGAAGATATTGGTGCAAAAATGTCATTTGTTGGGTATGATAGAAGTGGGATAGTGTGCAAAGGGAAATGGGAtagtattattaataataagtaTTTTCAAGAGAAAGATAATAATCTTATTATTAGGGATATTAATGAGGttaagaagaagagaaaggagAATTATGGAGAGGTTAGTAATactaataatgattataataataataataataataataataataataataataataataataataataataatagtgatcaTAATAATGAAGGTTGTGGTGGAATCGAAGGATTATACATGAATCATCATTTGGGAAGTTTAAGTACTAATTGtgagtttaataataataataataatccaaggCTTCAACTTAATGAAGGTTCATCTTCCCTATCTTCTCACAATTCAAACGTTAATCAGAGAATTATGGGTTGA